A genomic window from Lotus japonicus ecotype B-129 chromosome 1, LjGifu_v1.2 includes:
- the LOC130739317 gene encoding uncharacterized protein LOC130739317, translating to MTHDSGKKKKESSKIITLEHNVKIVGATASSSNPSGVSHKAASATHAPTGSAKPRRRSLHVKHVAPKRGPSKNLGTQNISADEDDQNPNLPEAVNQEDNEALEKLANVATAANVAPDVELTHQSSPSGSSVKSHASSQKEHDENETSAHEVSSSEEVPVQETPTLSTKKGKEKKVIASADEDSDGELVIKKAHVPVSDVKKKVADITKQKNEGSAAKTPKTSRSSHIPKSGKEIKKYKKSEPSTGKKRRHVSDPDSEVDVEPDVPDISVRSNSAQRWKYVVQRRLAIERELHEDALELQEIIEVISAAG from the exons ATGACCCATGATTCtggcaagaagaagaaggaaagttCAAAGATCATCACCCTAGAACACAATGTAAAGATTGTGGGTGCCACTGCATCTTCTTCAAATCCCTCTGGGGTTTCCCATAAAGCTGCAAGTGCTACCCATGCTCCAACTGGGTCAGCCAAACCCCGAAGAAGAAGCCTTCATGTCAAGCATGTGGCTCCTAAGAGAGGACCCAGTAAGAATTTGGGGACACAAAATATTTCAGCAGATGAGGATGATCAAAATCCCAATCTTCCAGAAGCTGTGAATCAAGAAGATAATGAAGCTCTTGAGAAACTTGCAAATGTAGCTACAGCTGCAAATGTTGCACCAGATGTTGAACTGACACATCAATCCTCTCCCTCTGGTTCTAGTGTCAAGTCTCATGCTTCGAGTCAAAAGGAGCACGATGAGAATGAAACCTCTGCACATGAAGTTTCTTCCTCTGAGGAGGTTCCTGTTCAGGAAACCCCTACTTTATCCACCAAAAAGGGTAAGGAAAAGAAGGTGATTGCATCTGCTGATGAAGACTCTGATGGAGAATTGGTCATCAAAAAGGCCCATGTTCCTGTTAGTGATGTCAAGAAGAAGGTTGCAGACATAACGAAGCAGAAGAACGAAGGATCTGCTGCTAAGACACCAAAGACTTCCAGAAGTTCTCATATTCCAAAATCTGGGAAGGAGATAAAGAAATACAAGAAGTCAGAACCTTCTACTGGAAAGAAAAGAAGACATGTGTCTGATCCTGACTCCGAGGTCGATGTCGAGCCAGATGTCCCAGACatctctgtaagatcaa ACTCTGCTCAGAGATGGAAATATGTGGTTCAAAGGAGGCTTGCTATTGAAAGGGAACTACATGAAGATGCCTTGGAACTCCAGGAAATCATAGAGGTTATC